In a single window of the Thioalkalivibrio sp. XN279 genome:
- a CDS encoding chemotaxis protein CheW: MDDQESRPMGPGAEEAREYLTFRLGQEEYGLNILNVQEIRGYDSVTKIANSPA; encoded by the coding sequence ATGGACGACCAGGAATCCCGGCCGATGGGGCCCGGAGCAGAAGAAGCGCGCGAGTACCTGACCTTTCGTCTCGGGCAGGAGGAGTACGGCCTGAACATCCTGAACGTGCAGGAAATCAGGGGCTACGACTCCGTCACCAAGATCGCCAACTCGCCCGC